From the genome of Leptospira yasudae, one region includes:
- a CDS encoding HEPN domain-containing protein: protein MQNPRWKDWLAQAERDLEWAKASLHSGFFAQTCFVCQQVGEKALKALAYFRGADLVKSHSVKTIAKELGENGEIESIGQKLDLYYIPTRYPDAFMEGAPFEYFEESQAKEAVEFAEKLIYLVRGNLS from the coding sequence ATGCAAAACCCGAGATGGAAAGATTGGCTCGCACAAGCGGAACGCGATTTGGAGTGGGCTAAAGCGTCTTTGCACTCGGGTTTTTTTGCGCAAACTTGTTTTGTCTGTCAGCAAGTGGGAGAAAAAGCCCTCAAAGCACTCGCTTATTTCCGAGGCGCAGATTTGGTAAAATCGCATTCCGTTAAAACCATCGCAAAAGAATTGGGAGAAAACGGAGAGATCGAATCCATCGGTCAAAAATTAGATTTATATTATATACCGACTCGATATCCGGACGCTTTTATGGAAGGCGCTCCGTTCGAATACTTTGAAGAATCGCAAGCCAAAGAAGCCGTCGAGTTTGCGGAAAAACTGATCTATCTCGTGCGAGGAAACCTCTCGTGA
- a CDS encoding MBL fold metallo-hydrolase: MPPFEKEVFPGLFTIDCDYISPGVACAYLVVEGKEAAFVENNTNKAVPILLEELKQAALKPEDVKYIIVTHVHLDHAGGTGLLAKHCPNATILAHPKAAVHLINPTRLVQSSIQVYGEENFKKLYGEILPVPEARVKSPADGEEIRWGRRIFKFYYTRGHANHHFCIYDSLSNGIFTGDSFGLGYRDFASGKNPVLYPSTTPTDFDSEEAMNTVDTILATGADKAYLTHFGVWKDLELGARQMKQGLHAMQNILSSGERSGLEGEPLLEFCTGRVRAYLEREISTQGIALGEKEEMLLSFDSRINAQGLVFQIERKKRKKV; encoded by the coding sequence ATGCCGCCTTTTGAGAAGGAAGTCTTTCCCGGTTTATTTACGATCGACTGCGATTATATTTCTCCGGGAGTCGCTTGCGCGTATTTAGTCGTGGAAGGCAAGGAAGCCGCTTTCGTCGAAAACAACACGAACAAAGCCGTTCCCATTCTTCTGGAAGAATTGAAACAAGCCGCTCTTAAACCCGAGGACGTGAAATACATCATCGTAACGCACGTTCATCTTGATCACGCGGGCGGAACCGGACTACTCGCAAAACATTGTCCGAACGCCACCATTCTCGCGCACCCGAAAGCCGCGGTTCATCTCATCAATCCGACGAGGCTCGTTCAAAGTTCGATCCAAGTTTACGGAGAAGAGAACTTTAAAAAGTTATACGGAGAAATTCTTCCCGTACCCGAAGCGCGGGTCAAAAGCCCGGCCGACGGAGAGGAAATCCGGTGGGGAAGAAGAATATTCAAATTTTATTATACAAGAGGACACGCAAATCATCATTTTTGCATATACGATTCCCTGAGTAACGGAATTTTCACCGGAGATTCTTTCGGACTCGGTTATCGGGATTTTGCTTCCGGAAAAAATCCGGTTCTTTATCCTTCGACGACTCCCACCGATTTCGATTCGGAAGAAGCGATGAATACGGTGGACACGATTCTCGCGACCGGCGCGGACAAGGCGTATTTGACGCACTTCGGAGTTTGGAAGGATCTCGAATTGGGCGCGCGTCAGATGAAACAGGGTTTGCACGCGATGCAGAACATTCTTTCCTCCGGAGAACGCTCGGGATTGGAAGGGGAACCGCTTTTGGAATTCTGCACCGGAAGGGTTCGGGCCTATTTGGAACGGGAAATTTCCACGCAAGGAATCGCGTTGGGAGAAAAGGAGGAGATGTTACTCAGCTTCGATTCCAGGATCAACGCACAAGGTTTGGTCTTTCAAATCGAACGGAAAAAACGAAAGAAGGTTTGA
- a CDS encoding cytochrome-c peroxidase, producing the protein MKQSTAGVLFVALLGIVMVSCGPSEKTKKLIDDSKKIFGTIPDKMPGGEADTPELVQLGEKLYFEKRLSANDTQACNSCHNVVGKAGGVDNLPTSPGAFGKNGDRNSPTVLNAGFHIAQFWDGRAANLKEQAKGPILNPVEMAMPSAAEVEKKISAIPEYKELFAKAYPKDANPITYDNLAGAIAAFERTFKTNDRFDDFQNGDHKALSAEEQEGLEKFLATGCTACHIGPLLGGNSFRKLGQVNPYENTVDKGRQNVTKNSADAFVFKVQSLRNVAITGPYFHDGKVATLEEAVKKMAHLQLGKNLSDSDTKSIVTFLKALTDKNRSN; encoded by the coding sequence ATGAAACAATCTACAGCCGGAGTTCTATTCGTAGCGCTCTTGGGGATCGTTATGGTGTCTTGCGGGCCTTCCGAAAAGACAAAAAAGTTGATCGATGATTCCAAGAAAATCTTTGGAACCATTCCCGACAAAATGCCCGGGGGAGAAGCCGATACTCCCGAATTGGTTCAGCTCGGTGAAAAGTTATACTTTGAAAAAAGACTCTCTGCCAACGACACGCAGGCTTGTAATTCCTGTCACAACGTTGTCGGGAAAGCGGGTGGAGTGGACAATCTTCCTACTTCTCCCGGAGCGTTTGGGAAGAATGGCGATCGTAATTCTCCCACCGTCTTGAATGCGGGTTTCCATATCGCGCAATTCTGGGACGGAAGAGCGGCCAATCTGAAAGAACAGGCGAAAGGCCCGATCTTGAATCCCGTCGAAATGGCGATGCCGTCCGCTGCGGAAGTGGAAAAGAAAATCTCCGCAATCCCGGAATACAAAGAGCTTTTTGCAAAAGCGTATCCTAAGGATGCAAATCCGATTACTTACGATAATCTGGCGGGCGCGATTGCCGCGTTTGAAAGAACCTTCAAAACAAACGATCGTTTCGACGATTTCCAAAACGGGGATCACAAGGCCCTTTCCGCGGAAGAACAGGAAGGTCTGGAAAAATTCTTAGCTACCGGTTGCACCGCTTGTCATATCGGTCCTCTTTTGGGTGGGAACTCCTTCCGTAAACTCGGTCAGGTCAATCCGTATGAAAATACCGTGGATAAAGGCCGTCAAAACGTTACGAAGAATTCCGCGGACGCTTTCGTTTTCAAGGTTCAATCTTTGCGGAACGTAGCGATTACCGGGCCGTATTTCCACGACGGTAAGGTCGCAACCCTGGAAGAAGCCGTGAAAAAAATGGCGCATCTCCAGCTCGGAAAGAATCTTTCGGATTCCGATACAAAGTCGATCGTAACTTTCTTGAAGGCGTTGACCGATAAGAACCGGTCTAATTAA
- a CDS encoding metal-dependent hydrolase: MKEKNKNRDNIEKPDYPVRKPKFQFSDTVPKHWCGDNASLTHVLNAWTILFPEGEKYFIRTIQKYVPELEEGRVKRNAIAFVGQEAQHAGEHKKFWQNLKNQGYKFEGFMNFVVWFAFGLLEKLFSKKMNLAAVAGLEHYTSLVADLGLRSGLLKPAHPEMRRLFEWHAAEELEHKSAAFDVLKAITQSYWIRVIGMGIASSIFFAFTFVAVLMFLWQDGILFKFKTQKELFQLLFTKERVLPLTIKAALKYFRFSFHPDEEDNLYLAKEIFSSQEHQYREAI; encoded by the coding sequence ATGAAGGAAAAGAACAAGAACAGAGACAACATCGAAAAACCGGATTATCCGGTTCGAAAACCGAAATTTCAATTCTCCGATACCGTGCCGAAACACTGGTGCGGGGACAACGCTTCGTTGACGCACGTGTTGAATGCGTGGACCATTTTGTTTCCGGAAGGGGAAAAATATTTTATCCGAACGATTCAGAAATACGTTCCGGAACTCGAAGAAGGAAGGGTAAAACGAAACGCGATCGCCTTCGTGGGACAAGAAGCGCAGCACGCGGGCGAACACAAAAAGTTCTGGCAGAATCTGAAAAACCAGGGATACAAGTTCGAAGGTTTTATGAACTTCGTGGTTTGGTTCGCGTTCGGTCTTTTGGAAAAACTTTTTTCCAAAAAGATGAATTTGGCGGCGGTCGCAGGACTCGAACATTATACGTCTCTCGTCGCGGATCTCGGATTGCGCAGCGGCCTTTTGAAACCGGCTCATCCGGAAATGAGGCGATTGTTTGAATGGCACGCCGCGGAAGAACTGGAACACAAATCCGCCGCATTCGACGTTTTGAAAGCGATTACGCAAAGTTACTGGATCCGAGTGATCGGAATGGGAATCGCGTCTTCGATCTTTTTCGCGTTTACCTTCGTCGCGGTTTTGATGTTTCTTTGGCAGGACGGAATTCTTTTCAAATTCAAAACCCAAAAAGAACTCTTTCAACTTCTCTTTACGAAGGAAAGGGTTTTGCCTTTGACGATCAAGGCGGCGTTGAAATACTTTCGATTCTCCTTTCATCCAGATGAAGAGGACAATCTCTACTTAGCGAAAGAAATTTTTTCATCACAAGAACACCAATACAGAGAAGCGATATGA
- a CDS encoding alpha/beta fold hydrolase translates to MIALHPSKSDASVKSRTALRFKTTFVSNGTLNLFLKYNATAKERPDRETILFVHGYPDEHSTWDLQLNSLGEEFNVGAFDLRGAGNSSKPSRQKAYNAREIFKDFEAVIRFLGNGKPVHLVAHDWGALLSWAFVGDSEYSKSIRSYTAMGGPHPILARNLMFRYFFSFNPKKVWLSLKQSVKSWYIVFFQIPWLPGFLMRHLAKPIWNYLMFAAEIPKNDPMRNFTKEEIVKSAVYPMNLYRELIRGKKYPTPKRISVPARVLIPLRDMAISPECYDSLKNVCDSLELFSVDSNHWIQKEHPILVSDKIRDFVILHSG, encoded by the coding sequence ATGATTGCTCTGCATCCTTCCAAGTCGGACGCGTCCGTAAAATCGCGAACGGCGCTTCGGTTTAAAACGACATTCGTTTCGAACGGAACTTTGAATCTCTTTCTGAAATACAACGCGACTGCAAAGGAACGGCCGGATCGCGAGACGATTCTTTTCGTTCACGGTTATCCGGACGAACATTCCACTTGGGATCTGCAGTTGAATTCTCTCGGAGAAGAATTCAACGTAGGCGCGTTCGATTTGAGAGGTGCGGGAAATTCGAGTAAACCTTCCCGACAAAAGGCGTACAATGCCCGCGAAATCTTTAAGGATTTCGAAGCGGTCATTCGGTTTTTAGGAAACGGGAAGCCGGTTCATCTCGTCGCTCACGATTGGGGAGCGCTTCTCTCTTGGGCTTTCGTGGGAGATTCGGAATACTCTAAATCGATTCGTTCGTATACGGCGATGGGCGGTCCTCATCCGATTCTCGCGCGAAATCTAATGTTTCGTTATTTCTTCAGTTTCAATCCGAAAAAGGTCTGGTTGTCTCTGAAACAATCGGTCAAATCCTGGTATATCGTATTTTTTCAAATCCCTTGGCTTCCCGGTTTTTTAATGCGACATTTGGCAAAACCGATTTGGAATTATCTTATGTTTGCCGCGGAAATTCCGAAGAACGATCCGATGCGGAATTTCACCAAGGAAGAAATCGTAAAGAGCGCGGTTTATCCGATGAATTTGTATCGAGAATTGATTCGGGGGAAAAAATATCCGACTCCGAAACGCATATCGGTTCCCGCACGCGTTTTGATTCCGCTTCGGGATATGGCGATCAGTCCGGAGTGTTACGATTCCCTTAAGAACGTATGCGATTCTTTGGAACTGTTTTCCGTGGATTCAAATCATTGGATTCAAAAAGAACATCCGATACTTGTAAGCGATAAGATCCGAGACTTCGTAATTTTACATTCCGGTTAA
- a CDS encoding citrate/2-methylcitrate synthase, whose protein sequence is MSEFIEIKVGEKSYQFPLISGTDGKKGIDIRELHQKTGLISYDPGFFNTAYAVSRISRRDPDSGELHYRGYDVADLVQHSTFVETSYLLIYGKLPTEQQLKDFSLKLSKHSLIHEDMINLFDGFPGKGHPLAVLSVMVTSLSSYYPEEYEESLDKGIDHSARLLAKIRTIAAFSYKKIVGEPFIYPLDKHPYCTNFLYMLFSVPAKDYVPSEDIDRILNQLWILYADHEQNVSNTTVQVIGSTQANLFASISSAINALWGSREGGRQVAAVGLIEDIIKSRKTVPEYFEKFKGDSERLFSNGFGHKAYDAKSKRAIIASKLFHDFYKKHPVNPIAEVALKIDEYMQNDEYYINQKLYPNLEFYSAVIFNSLGIPKELFTAMQVIGKLPGWLAHWREQRVSGNYSKARPKQVYTGEIGRKYIPLSER, encoded by the coding sequence ATGAGTGAATTCATTGAAATCAAAGTTGGTGAGAAATCCTACCAGTTTCCGTTGATCTCCGGAACCGACGGAAAAAAGGGCATCGATATCCGTGAGCTTCATCAAAAGACCGGACTCATTTCCTACGATCCCGGCTTTTTTAATACCGCATACGCAGTCAGCCGCATCTCCAGAAGAGACCCGGATTCGGGAGAACTTCACTACCGCGGTTACGACGTCGCCGATCTCGTGCAACATTCCACGTTCGTCGAGACCAGTTATCTTCTGATCTACGGGAAACTTCCCACCGAACAACAGCTCAAAGATTTCTCTCTTAAACTTTCCAAACATTCTTTGATTCACGAAGACATGATCAACCTCTTCGACGGATTTCCGGGTAAAGGACATCCTCTCGCGGTGCTTTCGGTGATGGTCACTTCCCTTTCCAGTTATTATCCGGAAGAATACGAGGAATCCTTGGACAAAGGGATCGATCATTCCGCAAGACTTCTCGCAAAGATCAGAACGATCGCTGCGTTCAGTTATAAAAAGATCGTGGGCGAACCATTCATATATCCGCTTGATAAACATCCGTATTGTACGAACTTTTTATACATGTTGTTTTCAGTTCCAGCAAAGGATTACGTTCCTTCGGAAGACATCGATCGAATTCTGAATCAGCTTTGGATTTTATATGCGGATCACGAACAAAACGTTTCCAACACCACGGTTCAGGTCATCGGTTCCACTCAGGCGAACCTGTTCGCTTCCATCTCCTCGGCGATCAACGCGCTCTGGGGTTCGAGAGAAGGCGGTCGTCAGGTTGCGGCGGTCGGTCTGATCGAAGACATCATCAAATCCAGAAAAACCGTTCCCGAGTATTTCGAAAAATTCAAGGGAGATTCGGAAAGACTCTTTTCCAACGGTTTCGGCCACAAGGCGTATGACGCAAAGAGCAAAAGAGCGATCATCGCGAGCAAACTCTTCCACGACTTCTACAAGAAGCATCCGGTAAACCCGATCGCCGAAGTCGCGCTCAAGATCGACGAATACATGCAAAATGATGAATATTATATCAACCAGAAGTTGTATCCGAACCTGGAGTTCTACAGCGCGGTGATTTTCAATTCTTTGGGAATTCCGAAAGAACTCTTCACGGCGATGCAGGTCATCGGAAAACTTCCGGGCTGGCTTGCACACTGGAGAGAACAACGAGTTTCCGGTAACTACAGCAAGGCTCGTCCGAAACAAGTCTACACCGGAGAAATCGGAAGAAAATACATTCCTCTTTCGGAAAGATAA
- a CDS encoding AraC family transcriptional regulator: MNVSNTPDLLWLGLHFIIQLGPGYCILLFFTELAKRKKGEDFTGMFLLALIMASSESRIGLVQIPGTASHTYLWIFFFSSLLAMGPALLLVVGRMLQFALEKRIPLKRHFFPAYVALAGEAVFFGVPFESKSQLIQDAFVNRGTNPISLLIGIGYLHLTVYCVYSVYLFWKAFREIDIHLSRLASSILLVTISAIQLSGIGFYLNVPSLFAFASVLMTLGNGLVFVFTARYPNFFISLKSEFQQKRYEKTQLGGINLDAIKSRLTELMEEERSYRDEEIRMQDLAEKLLITPHQLSRILNETYGKNFNEFINGYRVEEAKKILLEEPEKTILSIGFEVGFNTKSTFNAQFLKIAGMTPAEWRKKT; the protein is encoded by the coding sequence ATGAACGTCTCGAACACACCGGATCTATTGTGGCTCGGCCTCCACTTTATCATTCAGCTCGGACCGGGGTATTGTATTCTTCTCTTTTTCACCGAACTCGCAAAACGGAAAAAGGGAGAAGACTTTACGGGGATGTTTCTTCTCGCGCTCATCATGGCTTCCTCCGAATCCCGGATCGGATTGGTGCAGATTCCGGGAACGGCTTCGCACACCTATCTTTGGATTTTCTTTTTTTCCTCTCTGCTCGCGATGGGCCCCGCGCTTCTTCTCGTCGTGGGGAGAATGTTGCAGTTCGCCTTGGAAAAAAGAATTCCACTCAAGAGACATTTTTTCCCCGCGTACGTCGCCCTTGCGGGAGAAGCGGTTTTCTTTGGCGTTCCGTTCGAATCCAAGTCGCAGCTCATTCAGGACGCGTTCGTCAACCGGGGAACCAATCCGATTTCTCTATTGATCGGAATCGGATATCTTCACCTAACGGTGTATTGCGTTTATTCGGTATATCTGTTTTGGAAGGCGTTTCGAGAAATCGACATTCATCTTTCCAGGCTCGCTTCTTCCATTCTTCTCGTGACGATTTCCGCGATTCAGCTTTCGGGAATCGGATTTTATCTGAACGTTCCGAGTCTTTTCGCGTTCGCTTCCGTATTGATGACTCTGGGGAACGGGCTCGTGTTCGTGTTCACCGCGCGTTATCCGAACTTCTTCATATCCTTAAAATCCGAGTTTCAACAAAAGCGGTATGAGAAAACGCAGTTGGGAGGAATCAATCTCGACGCGATCAAATCTCGGCTTACCGAACTCATGGAAGAGGAACGATCGTATCGGGACGAAGAAATTCGGATGCAGGATCTCGCGGAAAAACTTCTCATCACGCCGCATCAGCTTTCCAGAATTCTCAACGAAACGTATGGGAAGAATTTCAACGAATTCATCAACGGCTATCGGGTCGAAGAGGCCAAAAAGATTCTATTGGAAGAACCGGAAAAGACGATTCTTTCCATCGGATTCGAAGTCGGATTTAATACGAAGTCCACGTTCAACGCGCAATTTTTAAAAATCGCGGGGATGACTCCCGCCGAATGGAGAAAAAAAACCTAA
- a CDS encoding SDR family NAD(P)-dependent oxidoreductase yields MSRLKDKTMLITGANGGFGRELTKQLLEKGANVILTDLKAPGTDADFYLHRRWLENGKNGFHPKSVGKILGSFSGDLQTQEGCKDVYQNTLKLSPRGVDVLINNAGLAFKGGLLDVPDKNWNLILDVNLYAPIHLSRLFVPAMLERKQGQIVNLSSVAGQVAPGELIYYSISKFGIRAMGEAMDADLRKKGVAVTNVYPFFADTGILKSQQFGKQQDVPKSIVDSPADVVKAIVKGMEKRKLHVFPGIKSKTISFFNRMTPNIVHKVTSLSDRF; encoded by the coding sequence ATGAGCCGATTGAAAGATAAAACGATGCTGATTACCGGAGCCAACGGAGGTTTCGGAAGGGAATTGACCAAACAACTTTTGGAGAAAGGTGCGAACGTGATTCTTACCGATCTCAAAGCTCCCGGCACGGACGCGGATTTTTATCTGCACCGCAGATGGCTTGAAAACGGAAAGAACGGATTTCATCCCAAAAGCGTGGGAAAGATTCTCGGAAGTTTTTCAGGAGATCTTCAAACGCAGGAAGGTTGTAAGGACGTATATCAGAATACTCTAAAGTTGTCTCCGAGAGGAGTGGACGTGCTGATCAACAACGCGGGTCTTGCGTTCAAGGGCGGGCTTTTGGACGTTCCCGATAAGAATTGGAATCTGATTCTCGACGTGAATTTATACGCGCCGATTCATCTGAGCCGTTTGTTCGTTCCCGCGATGCTCGAAAGAAAACAAGGACAGATCGTAAACCTTTCTTCCGTTGCGGGTCAAGTCGCGCCCGGAGAATTGATCTACTATTCGATTTCCAAATTCGGAATCAGGGCGATGGGCGAAGCGATGGATGCGGATCTCCGAAAGAAAGGAGTCGCCGTTACGAACGTGTATCCGTTCTTTGCGGACACCGGAATCTTGAAGTCGCAACAATTCGGAAAACAACAGGACGTTCCGAAATCGATCGTGGACAGTCCGGCGGATGTCGTAAAGGCGATCGTAAAAGGAATGGAAAAAAGAAAACTCCACGTATTTCCGGGAATCAAATCCAAAACGATCAGCTTTTTCAACCGAATGACTCCGAACATCGTGCACAAGGTTACGAGTTTGAGCGACCGGTTCTAA
- a CDS encoding nucleotidyltransferase domain-containing protein: MSVIVFPKRKPLGGMSREELIEKICNTVREKSSQAFLFGSVARRSENAYSDVDLILIAETQIPFLKRPESFPELLSLPIEWNLFVYTPKEWEKIREQSEYPGFWKSVFSDMIRIL; the protein is encoded by the coding sequence GTGAGCGTGATCGTTTTTCCAAAGCGAAAACCGTTGGGCGGAATGAGCCGGGAAGAATTGATCGAAAAGATTTGCAACACCGTTCGTGAAAAATCTTCACAGGCTTTTCTTTTCGGGAGCGTAGCCAGAAGATCGGAAAACGCTTATAGCGATGTGGATTTGATTTTGATTGCAGAAACACAAATCCCATTTTTGAAAAGACCGGAATCTTTTCCGGAACTTCTTTCCCTTCCGATTGAATGGAATCTATTCGTTTATACTCCGAAAGAATGGGAAAAGATCCGAGAACAAAGCGAATATCCCGGCTTTTGGAAATCCGTCTTTTCCGATATGATTCGCATTCTTTAA
- a CDS encoding C40 family peptidase, translating into MFSFRLIPFFSLCLGLLFYAVLHGEKKELNEAELKTFFKHAHGIAIDSENNFALYQEVYRWLGTPYKDFGTDENGIDCSSFTSKILSRVYSSPLSGPSYTMYPKTNPISKEELKEGDLVFFTIYGDRISHVGVYLKDKKFVHASVKRGVTINSLEEAYYQKYYTASGRL; encoded by the coding sequence ATGTTTTCTTTCCGTTTGATTCCGTTCTTTTCTCTCTGTCTCGGTTTGTTGTTTTACGCCGTATTGCACGGAGAAAAGAAAGAACTAAACGAAGCCGAACTCAAAACTTTTTTCAAACACGCGCACGGGATTGCGATCGATTCCGAAAATAATTTTGCGCTGTATCAAGAAGTGTATCGTTGGTTAGGAACTCCTTATAAGGATTTCGGAACGGACGAAAACGGAATCGATTGTTCCAGTTTTACGAGCAAGATTCTTTCCCGAGTCTATAGCTCCCCCCTCAGCGGACCGAGCTACACGATGTATCCCAAGACGAATCCGATTTCCAAAGAAGAATTGAAGGAAGGAGATCTTGTCTTTTTTACGATTTACGGGGATAGGATCAGTCACGTGGGAGTTTATCTCAAAGACAAGAAGTTCGTCCACGCGTCGGTAAAACGCGGAGTTACGATCAATTCTTTAGAAGAAGCTTATTATCAAAAATATTATACGGCTTCCGGTAGATTGTGA
- a CDS encoding DUF3703 domain-containing protein, which yields MNWKMPAAFKKAYIQEIESYRSHLRAGRNAEAWRFLERAHLIGQYYPAPHTGSHGRMLLFAVRQRDGKEFLGQLLRFAGGWLGSLFNRIPVGNPGGSNVPIFASFPIPEDLRELLADADSSGKGLSGLRKKRVGTHTN from the coding sequence ATGAATTGGAAGATGCCCGCCGCTTTTAAAAAAGCATACATTCAGGAAATTGAATCTTATCGATCCCATCTCAGGGCCGGACGCAACGCGGAAGCCTGGAGGTTTTTAGAACGGGCTCATTTGATCGGACAATATTATCCGGCTCCGCATACGGGTTCTCACGGGAGAATGCTGCTGTTTGCGGTTCGTCAAAGGGACGGGAAGGAATTTTTGGGTCAGCTTTTGCGGTTTGCAGGCGGTTGGTTGGGTTCTTTATTCAATCGGATTCCCGTCGGAAATCCGGGCGGTTCCAACGTTCCGATTTTCGCATCCTTTCCGATTCCGGAAGATTTGCGGGAACTCCTTGCGGATGCGGATTCTTCCGGTAAAGGTTTGTCAGGACTAAGAAAGAAGCGTGTGGGAACTCATACGAATTGA
- a CDS encoding M24 family metallopeptidase, with product MSREYYSSSDLEDFKHVQKLAYDAVEWVRERLVVGMTEKTAASLIDSYIQERGGKNFFHYGFAWFGDRTCFRGFRRPLTFKRIGGGEGILPHFGFSFQPSNRKLKEGMAVILDVAPNVKGVTADVGYSFSFGKNPAVEQGRSDLKEFRSLILESVRAEKSMGEIYRACNELISELGYQNCHTVYPNGVLGHKVGKVPGWSVPAGRVLGFPPQTFLYLVPQIVKGFVAPSSNASPLWGEFTKSRVDAGLWAVEPHIGKIYSGADAEESFGVKWEEILVVSDSDAYWLDEDLPHVRFWEEGTSKSKSKVPLLAGNKKNEPMKAAKQSKISETAKRANGKAKSAARTKTASSKTKTSNPSKKVRVGAA from the coding sequence ATGTCTCGAGAATATTATTCTTCATCGGATCTGGAAGATTTCAAACACGTGCAGAAACTTGCATACGATGCCGTCGAGTGGGTGCGCGAACGGCTCGTGGTCGGTATGACCGAAAAGACCGCGGCTTCTCTCATCGATTCCTATATCCAAGAACGGGGCGGGAAAAATTTCTTTCACTACGGATTCGCTTGGTTCGGAGATAGAACCTGCTTTCGCGGATTTCGCAGACCTCTTACGTTCAAACGGATCGGAGGCGGAGAAGGAATTCTGCCGCACTTCGGATTCTCCTTTCAACCTTCCAACCGAAAACTGAAAGAAGGAATGGCGGTGATCCTCGATGTTGCGCCTAACGTGAAAGGTGTGACCGCCGACGTGGGTTATTCTTTTTCTTTCGGAAAAAATCCCGCGGTCGAACAGGGACGAAGCGATCTCAAAGAATTCCGCTCCTTGATTTTGGAATCCGTCCGCGCGGAAAAGTCGATGGGGGAAATCTACCGCGCCTGCAACGAACTCATTTCCGAACTCGGCTATCAAAACTGTCATACCGTATATCCAAACGGAGTTCTCGGTCATAAGGTGGGAAAGGTTCCCGGTTGGAGCGTTCCCGCAGGAAGAGTTCTCGGATTTCCTCCGCAGACCTTTTTATATCTCGTTCCTCAAATCGTAAAAGGATTCGTCGCACCTTCCTCGAACGCTTCTCCGCTTTGGGGAGAATTCACCAAGTCCCGCGTGGACGCAGGACTTTGGGCCGTGGAACCTCATATCGGAAAAATCTATTCCGGTGCGGACGCAGAAGAAAGTTTCGGAGTGAAGTGGGAAGAGATTTTGGTCGTGAGCGATAGCGATGCGTATTGGTTGGACGAGGATCTTCCGCACGTTCGCTTTTGGGAAGAAGGAACTTCTAAGTCAAAGTCCAAGGTTCCGTTGCTCGCAGGAAATAAGAAGAACGAACCGATGAAAGCGGCAAAGCAGTCGAAAATTTCCGAGACGGCAAAACGCGCAAACGGTAAGGCGAAATCGGCCGCACGGACAAAAACCGCATCTTCTAAAACGAAAACATCGAATCCGTCCAAAAAGGTTCGGGTGGGAGCGGCGTAA